Proteins encoded in a region of the Bactrocera tryoni isolate S06 chromosome 4, CSIRO_BtryS06_freeze2, whole genome shotgun sequence genome:
- the LOC120773990 gene encoding chromosome-associated kinesin KIF4A isoform X2 translates to MGDVDNVRVAVRIRPLVPSERDRGCQEAVERVGDSPQVIVNRSDTFTFNYVFDARDTQEYIYDVIVTGLLDKFFSGFNATILAYGQTGSGKTHTMGTSFDGELDENAGVIPRIMRDIFERIKNLANECDFVVKCSFMELYQEQLYDLLSDQPREQAVVEMRENRNGVIMPGLTEMLVSSAGETTDCLLRGSSGRAVAATAMNEQSSRSHAIFTITVEATKKDEMRTVTTSKFHLVDLAGSERSKKTQATGDRFKEGVKINQGLLALGNVISALGSGQGSGFVRYRDSKLTRLLQDSLGGNSITLMIACVSPADYNVAETLSTLRYADRARKIKNKPIVNQDPHAAEINHLKGIIQKLRVELLAATGGTAQMSSSLNGALQSIPAPPGAATAIVNTSGEMVKKYQILQEKYHTLQRQFQATLHDVAEHEMRAHITEEAHEKLQLKMSELKVIANELGSSYKVNATLEEQENTAERIKQLNQLVDGLDVELERTQTEIENHKRETLNGSVGSGEDEDASSALLEVRSQMQEQADAYTNIQMDYKEQLRRINRELNLKEELHQRVAGNLVKFCTLEDNTEEKFKECEKKIQELEDERNQLLDKLRHVKENASAKLAEERRKRLQTLEHEISDMKRKNTQQAKLLKVREKETQKIQNLHTEIQAMKESKVKLIRAMRQESENFRQWKMSREKELIQLRNKDRKLKNEMARKEALHTKQRNVLKRKCEEALAINKRLKDALDRQRVAQSQRQKPQTAKDANTASNKIEQVISWVERELEVIVTFIDAEHSLEQLMEDRVIISTRIAELQKQSPETGSGVAQELDTLREDLEMRNAQITDLQQKVCSIDLETRMRTLAEGIQSVPEARAVLRKVLKSISDMRREHAIRLQEQKIALDEQIALREAAEQTSTVAAKRMRLMELEHEEAIAERENTYEEKIAVLLRELHNAPQLAVGTGDALTPEQEERLKIQEEQLNKMDTLREELEYYKNLVNELQQAVQAKGTRKKEVFKKVIKQETIELDDNGEDDDAISLSSGPDQDDSDDPDWAKTPGYRRRNRLTRLTTSRNTSTDNDTFTTATSHPERKNNTTKRKMGGCKCRKDCTNKRCGCFSLGDKCSSKCHCGDACRNGKHSTDNDDKENEESGASDDNNHSAPPAADRSLERTPPKANLTVSNDVSKDAESTFVKPNPAYLTPKMARLSTISFDLPSAKKKFFE, encoded by the exons ATGGGCGATGTTGATAATGTGCGTGTGGCGGTACGCATACGGCCACTTGTGCCTTCGGAACGGGATCGGGGCTGTCAGGAGGCTGTAGAGCGTGTCGGTGATTCTCCACAAGTGATTGTGAATCGTTCGGATACATTCACTTTCAATTATGTGTTCGACGCTCGTGATACAcaagaatatatatatgatGTGATCGTAACAGGTCTATTAGACAAATTCTTCTCAGGATTTAATGCCACAATACTTGCTTATGGCCAGACTGGTTCTGGAAAGACTCATACAATGGGTACGTCTTTTGATGGAGAATTGGATGAAAATGCTGGCGTTATACCACGTATTATGCGCGATATTTTTGAACGCATCAAAAATTTAGCCAATGAATGTGATTTTGTGGTGAAGTGTTCGTTTATGGAATTGTATCAAGAGCAATTGTATGATTTATTATCGGACCAGCCACGGGAGCAGGCGGTTGTTGAAATGCGTGAAAATCGCAATGGCGTCATTATGCCAGGTTTAACAGAAATGTTAGTATCGTCAGCAGGAGAAACAACTGATTGTCTCCTGCGCGGCTCCTCGGGACGAGCTGTTGCAGCTACTGCCATGAACGAGCAATCATCGCGTTCGCATGCAATTTTCACGATAACAGTGGAGGCCACGAAAAAGGAtgagat GCGCACAGTAACCACATCGAAATTTCATTTAGTTGATTTGGCTGGTTCGGAGCGTTCCAAGAAAACCCAAGCCACAGGTGATCGTTTCAAAGAGGGCGTTAAAATTAATCAGGGTCTATTAGCGTTGGGAAATGTTATATCAGCACTGGGTT cTGGTCAAGGTTCAGGATTCGTACGTTACCGCGACTCCAAGCTGACTCGTCTGTTGCAAGACTCCCTCGGCGGCAATTCGATCACACTAATGATAGCCTGCGTCAGTCCGGCAGACTACAATGTCGCCGAGACGTTAAGTACCCTACGCTATGCAGACCGTGcacgaaaaatcaaaaataaaccaATCGTTAACCAAGACCCACACGCTGCAGAGATTAATCACCTTAAGGGCATCATACAAAAGTTACGCGTTGAACTATTGGCTGCAACTGGCGGCACTGCACAAATGAGTAGCTCACTAAACGGCGCACTACAGAGCATACCAGCGCCACCAGGTGCCGCGACTGCCATCGTAAACACAAGCGGTGAGATGGTTAAGAAATATCAAATACTCCAAGAGAAATACCACACCTTGCAACGACAGTTCCAGGCGACACTGCACGACGTAGCTGAGCACGAAATGCGTGCACACATTACGGAGGAAGCGCATGAGAAGCTCCAACTAAAAATGAGCGAGCTAAAAGTCATTGCAAACGAGTTGGGCAGCAGCTACAAAGTAAATGCCACCTTGGAAGAACAAGAGAATACTGCTGAACGCATCAAACAATTAAATCAATTGGTCGATGGTCTTGACGTGGAGTTGGAGCGCACACAAACCGAAATAGAAAACCACAAACGTGAAACACTTAACGGCAGTGTTGGCAGTGGCGAAGACGAAGATGCCAGCAGTGCGCTGCTGGAAGTACGCTCGCAAATGCAGGAGCAAGCTGATGCCTACACCAATATACAAATGGATTATAAGGAACAATTGCGACGCATTAATCGCGAATTAAACCTCAAAGAAGAGCTGCATCAACGTGTTGCTGGTAATTTGGTGAAATTTTGTACGCTGGAAGATAATACCGAAGAAAAGTTTAAGGAATGCGAGAAAAAGATACAAGAGTTGGAAGATGAAAGAAATCAATTGCTGGACAAGCTGCGGCATGTAAAAGAAAATGCCTCGGCCAAATTAGCAGAGGAACGCCGCAAACGCCTACAGACGCTCGAACATGAGATTAGCGACATGAAGCGCAAGAACACGCAGCAAGCCAAGTTGTTGAAAGTGCGTGAGAAGGAGACGCAAAAAATACAGAATCTACACACTGAAATACAAGCCATGAAAGAATCCAAAGTGAAGTTGATACGGGCAATGCGCCAAGAATCGGAGAACTTCCGTCAATGGAAAATGTCGCGCGAAAAAGAGTTGATACAGTTGCGCAACAAAGACCGCAAGCTAAAGAACGAAATGGCCCGCAAGGAGGCGTTGCACACCAAGCAACGCAATGTCTTGAAACGCAAGTGCGAGGAAGCGCTCGCCATCAACAAACg GCTCAAAGATGCTTTGGACCGACAGCGTGTGGCACAATCACAGCGTCAGAAGCCACAAACAGCTAAAGATGCGAATACGGCCAGCAACAAGATCGAACAGGTCATCTCGTGGGTGGAACGCGAATTAGAGGTAATTGTAACGTTCATCGATGCAGAACATTCGCTTGAACAGTTAATGGAAGATCGCGTGATCATTAGCACTCGCATTGCGGAACTACAAAAGCAGTCACCGGAAACGGGCAGTGGCGTAGCACAAGAGTTGGACACACTGCGCGAGGATCTCGAAATGCGCAATGCACAGATAACCGATTTGCAGCAGAAGGTTTGCTCCATAGATCTGGAAACGCGCATGCGCACCCTCGCCGAGGGCATACAAAGCGTGCCAGAGGCGCGTGCTGTGCTACGCAAAGTGCTCAAATCGATTTCCGATATGCGACGCGAACATGCCATTCGCCTGCAGGAACAAAAGATCGCCTTGGACGAGCAGATTGCGCTGCGTGAGGCAGCCGAGCAAACGAGTACAGTAGCAGCGAAGCGCATGCGTCTCATGGAGTTGGAACACGAAGAGGCTATAGCAGAACGTGAGAACACGTACGAAGAGAAGATAGCCGTGCTATTGAGGGAATTACATAACGCGCCACAGCTGGCCGTGGGCACAGGTGATGCGCTAACACCAGAGCAAGAGGAGCGTCTGAAAATCCAAGAGGAGCAATTGAACAAAATGGACACATTGCGCGAAGAATTGGAATACTACAAGAATTTGGTTAACGAATTGCAGCAGGCGGTGCAAGCGAAGGGTACACGCAAAAAAGAGGTTTTCAAGAAG GTAATTAAACAAGAAACCATTGAGCTTGATGATAACGGTGAAGACGATGATGCCATATCGCTTTCGAGTGGGCCCGATCAGGACGACTCTGATGATCCGGACTGGGCCAAAACCCCGGGCTACCGACGTAGAAATCGACTCACT CGTCTGACAACTAGCCGGAACACTAGCACCGATAATGACACCTTCACCACAGCTACCAGTCATCCCGAGCGCAAAAATAACACCACCAAGCGTAAGATGGGTGGCTGCAAGTGTCGCAAGGATTGCACGAACAAGCGTTGCGGTTGCTTTTCTCTTGGCGATAAATGCTCGTCGAAGTGCCATTGTGGCGACGCTTGCAGAAATGGCAAACATTCCACAGACAATGACGACAAAGAGAACGAGGAGTCTGGTGCTAGCGATGACAATAACCATAGTGCGCCGCCAGCCGCTGATCGCTCATTGGAACGCACACCGCCGAAAGCGAACCTAACCGTTAGCAATGACGTAAGCAAAGATGCTGAATCTACTTTTGTGAAGCCCAACCCCGCGTATCTCACACCGAAAATGGCCAG ATTATCCACCATATCCTTCGATTTGCCTTCAGCCAAGAAGAAATTCTTCGAGTGA
- the LOC120774545 gene encoding thioredoxin domain-containing protein 17, which produces MEILKVSGYEAFRKTVDKLTQDGSSQVNVYFTGEKDETGKSWCPDCNEAEPFVLSALNEHADKNSVFVVVDVGPRAFWKDMQNPFRKDTVAPISVIPTLLRWKSPARLDGEQCAKPSLLEMFFTEELD; this is translated from the exons ATGGAGATACTGAAAGTAAGTGGTTACGAGGCATTCCGCAAAACTGTGGATAAGTTGACTCAAGATGGTAGCAGCCAAGTGAATGTGTACTTCACCGGCGAGAAGGATGAAACGGGCAAGAGCTGGTGTCCTGACTGCAATGAAG CTGAACCATTTGTGCTTTCCGCTCTGAATGAACACGCGGATAAGAATtcagtgtttgttgttgttgatgttggaCCGCGCGCATT TTGGAAGGATATGCAAAATCCCTTTCGCAAGGACACTGTCGCTCCCATCTCCGTTATACCCACATTGTTGCGCTGGAAGTCGCCGGCTCGCTTGGATGGCGAACAATGCGCGAAACCATCGCTGTTGGAAATGTTCTTCACCGAAGAACTGGATTAA
- the LOC120773991 gene encoding uncharacterized protein LOC120773991, with the protein MVYFRGLFVKTLFSTTILLAVLSLSQDVEAGTMKIAYKKPIFGKINTTKERRYKLRPDYMRRSPISAAASVNTGMSTSASSLVGSTMLITTSSTTPTLLHSLAPTDWSAWATTTPLPAMESNVGTHYNNNNMENNKAEAEAAIYMPKPWQYEDAATHSQYVDLKTMRQSVSSVDTLLPHIMPAVNNTLEAPQLYHDGHGVHVIGDNVEAPSNTQVTGHTETNAEVEELFPLPQPELLVAPRALAARNTQAKARKTSATTTTTEHSRAVPCTCGVFLASQIKRGTNEQPEGAPVITNELDRTFACNAVGQKQCQTKCLETIVQHLPNSANILCATLNRDCRKERAYLFIKNCRNQWHNTNLSAGREYCCRDGQPYTCPMV; encoded by the exons ATGG TATATTTCAGGGGTCTTTTTGTAAAAACACTCTtttcaacaacaattttattggCGGTACTAAGCTTAAGCCAGGATGTGGAGGCGGGTACTATGAAAATTGCCTACAAGAAACCCattttcggcaaaataaatacaacaaaagagAGACGCTACAAGTTAAGACCAGATTATATGCGAAGATCACCAATCAGTGCAGCCGCCAGTGTGAATACGGGCATGAGCACGAGCGCCAGTTCTCTCGTCGGCAGCACAATGTTAATAACCACCAGCAGCACCACGCCTACTTTGCTACATTCATTGGCGCCCACAGATTGGAGCGCAtgggcaacaacaacaccactgCCGGCGATGGAGAGTAATGTAGGTACtcactacaataacaacaacatggaGAATAATAAAGCCGAGGCAGAGGCTGCCATCTATATGCCGAAGCCCTGGCAATATGAAGACGCCGCCACACACAGCCAATATGTGGATTTAAAAACAATGAGGCAAAGCGTATCTAGCGTGGACACACTGCTGCCACATATAATGCCAGCGGTGAACAACACCTTAGAAGCACCACAACTGTACCACGATGGACATGGAGTGCACGTAATCGGCGATAACGTGGAAGCGCCGAGTAACACACAAGTAACGGGCCACACCGAGACAAACGCTGAAGTCGAAGAGCTCTTTCCTTTGCCACAGCCAGAGTTGTTGGTTGCACCACGCGCCCTGGCTGCGCGCAACACGCAAGCAAAAGCGCGCAAAACATCAGCGACAACGACAACGACAGAGCATAGTCGAGCGGTACCATGCACCTGTGGCGTTTTTCTAGCCTCACAAATCAAACGCGGCACCAACGAACAACCCGAGGGCGCACCAGTGATCACCAACGAGTTGGACCGCACATTTGCTTGCAACGCTGTCGGACAAAAGCAATGCCAGACCAAATGCCTGGAAACT ATAGTGCAGCATTTGCCCAACTCAGCGAACATACTATGCGCAACGCTAAATCGGGACTGCCGCAAGGAGCGCGCCTACCTCTTCATCAAGAATTGCCGCAATCAATGGCACAATACGAATTTGTCGGCCGGACGGGAGTATTGCTGTCGCGATGGTCAACCGTATACCTGTCCGATGGTTTGA
- the LOC120775073 gene encoding uncharacterized protein LOC120775073, with the protein MEASNVLKEYLELFTADCRQLKLLVAPNAAVDWFGRTVRGPAKIHDYFRFEVATQYEHVDFDKVEECQPIEQRPTHWKTKSLPTEDADFVLPINKVTGITTLKSYADSDIEDDDLEMRPLPGNRTPEHHSHSAAHIGELTPPSSTIKIENIASGSESDADEEACGSAPKRLKRSIPTPFSYLRRMPASSSKTTHVTRRQLTSTQFDMQMLGDDTSSDEELDADLRKKLANEYTPLKYIEATGKLRAKPQNITATDSPPTPHHTSDWDRPVRLRLSYRRNLSDQSLQIALIIYEHLPNNAAEVNPEAPSSMGMRRRNLMAQFNETALSEPTQATQQDVHDIESIAVTEVGTAVPLTDVDEESTAISVIQSRTPTKNDHTPPATPKRRPRMPYTLSGMKRITPTSSTTTPKRGAARTLRL; encoded by the exons ATGGAAGCATCCAATGTTTTAAAAGAGTATCTGGAGTTGTTTACTGCAGACTGCAGGCAGTTGAAATTACTAGTTGCACCAAATGCAGCAGTTGATTGGTTCGGACGCACAGTACGCGGTCCAGCAAAGATACATGATTACTTCAG ATTCGAAGTAGCCACACAATATGAGCATGTAGATTTTGACAAAGTCGAGGAGTGCCAACCAATTGAACAGCGTCCGACTCATTGGAAAAC AAAATCACTGCCAACGGAGGATGCTGATTTCGTGTTGCCAATAAATAAAGTCACTGGCATAACTACGTTGAAAAGTTACGCAGATAGTGACATTGAGGATGATGACTTGGAGATGCGACCATTGCCAGGCAATCGAACACCAGAGCATCATAGCCATTCCGCAGCTCATATCGGTGAACTAACACCGCCTTCAAGtacaattaaaattgaaaatatagcATCTGGTTCGGAAAGTGATGCAGATGAAGAGGCATGTGGGTCGGCGCCAAAGCGCCTTAAGCGGTCCATTCCAACACCATTCAGTTATTTGCGTCGCATGCCGGCGTCAAGCAGTAAAACAACGCACGTCACAAGGCGTCAGTTAACATCTACCCAATTTGACATGCAAATGCTGGGCGACGATACATCCAGTGATGAAGAGTTGGATGCAGATTTACGCAAAAAGCTAGCCAATGAATATACGCCATTGAAGTATATAGAGGCGACGGGTAAATTGCGTGCTAAACCACAAAATATAACTGCCACAGACTCCCCACCTACACCGCACCACACAAGTGATTGGGATAGACCTGTGCGTTTACGTTTATCATATCGTCGAAACCTATCCGATCAATCTTTGCAAATTGCTTTGATTATCTACGAACATCTGCCAAATAATGCCGCTGAAGTGAATCCCGAAGCGCCATCAAGCATGGGTATGCGTCGTCGTAACCTAATGGCACAATTTAACGAAACTGCGCTAAGTGAACCAACGCAGGCAACACAGCAAGATGTGCATGACATTGAAAGTATAGCagttactgaagttggcacagcCGTACCATTGACGGATGTGGATGAAGAGAGCACCGCTATAAGCGTTATTCAATCGCGTACACCAACTAAAAACGACCATACACCACCGGCTACGCCCAAACGAAGGCCACGGATGCCATATACGTTGTCTGGCATGAAGCGCATCACCCCGACCTCGTCGACCACAACACCAAAACGTGGCGCAGCACGCACACTACGCCTGTGA
- the LOC120773990 gene encoding chromosome-associated kinesin KIF4A isoform X1, with protein MGDVDNVRVAVRIRPLVPSERDRGCQEAVERVGDSPQVIVNRSDTFTFNYVFDARDTQEYIYDVIVTGLLDKFFSGFNATILAYGQTGSGKTHTMGTSFDGELDENAGVIPRIMRDIFERIKNLANECDFVVKCSFMELYQEQLYDLLSDQPREQAVVEMRENRNGVIMPGLTEMLVSSAGETTDCLLRGSSGRAVAATAMNEQSSRSHAIFTITVEATKKDEMRTVTTSKFHLVDLAGSERSKKTQATGDRFKEGVKINQGLLALGNVISALGSGQGSGFVRYRDSKLTRLLQDSLGGNSITLMIACVSPADYNVAETLSTLRYADRARKIKNKPIVNQDPHAAEINHLKGIIQKLRVELLAATGGTAQMSSSLNGALQSIPAPPGAATAIVNTSGEMVKKYQILQEKYHTLQRQFQATLHDVAEHEMRAHITEEAHEKLQLKMSELKVIANELGSSYKVNATLEEQENTAERIKQLNQLVDGLDVELERTQTEIENHKRETLNGSVGSGEDEDASSALLEVRSQMQEQADAYTNIQMDYKEQLRRINRELNLKEELHQRVAGNLVKFCTLEDNTEEKFKECEKKIQELEDERNQLLDKLRHVKENASAKLAEERRKRLQTLEHEISDMKRKNTQQAKLLKVREKETQKIQNLHTEIQAMKESKVKLIRAMRQESENFRQWKMSREKELIQLRNKDRKLKNEMARKEALHTKQRNVLKRKCEEALAINKRLKDALDRQRVAQSQRQKPQTAKDANTASNKIEQVISWVERELEVIVTFIDAEHSLEQLMEDRVIISTRIAELQKQSPETGSGVAQELDTLREDLEMRNAQITDLQQKVCSIDLETRMRTLAEGIQSVPEARAVLRKVLKSISDMRREHAIRLQEQKIALDEQIALREAAEQTSTVAAKRMRLMELEHEEAIAERENTYEEKIAVLLRELHNAPQLAVGTGDALTPEQEERLKIQEEQLNKMDTLREELEYYKNLVNELQQAVQAKGTRKKEVFKKQVIKQETIELDDNGEDDDAISLSSGPDQDDSDDPDWAKTPGYRRRNRLTRLTTSRNTSTDNDTFTTATSHPERKNNTTKRKMGGCKCRKDCTNKRCGCFSLGDKCSSKCHCGDACRNGKHSTDNDDKENEESGASDDNNHSAPPAADRSLERTPPKANLTVSNDVSKDAESTFVKPNPAYLTPKMARLSTISFDLPSAKKKFFE; from the exons ATGGGCGATGTTGATAATGTGCGTGTGGCGGTACGCATACGGCCACTTGTGCCTTCGGAACGGGATCGGGGCTGTCAGGAGGCTGTAGAGCGTGTCGGTGATTCTCCACAAGTGATTGTGAATCGTTCGGATACATTCACTTTCAATTATGTGTTCGACGCTCGTGATACAcaagaatatatatatgatGTGATCGTAACAGGTCTATTAGACAAATTCTTCTCAGGATTTAATGCCACAATACTTGCTTATGGCCAGACTGGTTCTGGAAAGACTCATACAATGGGTACGTCTTTTGATGGAGAATTGGATGAAAATGCTGGCGTTATACCACGTATTATGCGCGATATTTTTGAACGCATCAAAAATTTAGCCAATGAATGTGATTTTGTGGTGAAGTGTTCGTTTATGGAATTGTATCAAGAGCAATTGTATGATTTATTATCGGACCAGCCACGGGAGCAGGCGGTTGTTGAAATGCGTGAAAATCGCAATGGCGTCATTATGCCAGGTTTAACAGAAATGTTAGTATCGTCAGCAGGAGAAACAACTGATTGTCTCCTGCGCGGCTCCTCGGGACGAGCTGTTGCAGCTACTGCCATGAACGAGCAATCATCGCGTTCGCATGCAATTTTCACGATAACAGTGGAGGCCACGAAAAAGGAtgagat GCGCACAGTAACCACATCGAAATTTCATTTAGTTGATTTGGCTGGTTCGGAGCGTTCCAAGAAAACCCAAGCCACAGGTGATCGTTTCAAAGAGGGCGTTAAAATTAATCAGGGTCTATTAGCGTTGGGAAATGTTATATCAGCACTGGGTT cTGGTCAAGGTTCAGGATTCGTACGTTACCGCGACTCCAAGCTGACTCGTCTGTTGCAAGACTCCCTCGGCGGCAATTCGATCACACTAATGATAGCCTGCGTCAGTCCGGCAGACTACAATGTCGCCGAGACGTTAAGTACCCTACGCTATGCAGACCGTGcacgaaaaatcaaaaataaaccaATCGTTAACCAAGACCCACACGCTGCAGAGATTAATCACCTTAAGGGCATCATACAAAAGTTACGCGTTGAACTATTGGCTGCAACTGGCGGCACTGCACAAATGAGTAGCTCACTAAACGGCGCACTACAGAGCATACCAGCGCCACCAGGTGCCGCGACTGCCATCGTAAACACAAGCGGTGAGATGGTTAAGAAATATCAAATACTCCAAGAGAAATACCACACCTTGCAACGACAGTTCCAGGCGACACTGCACGACGTAGCTGAGCACGAAATGCGTGCACACATTACGGAGGAAGCGCATGAGAAGCTCCAACTAAAAATGAGCGAGCTAAAAGTCATTGCAAACGAGTTGGGCAGCAGCTACAAAGTAAATGCCACCTTGGAAGAACAAGAGAATACTGCTGAACGCATCAAACAATTAAATCAATTGGTCGATGGTCTTGACGTGGAGTTGGAGCGCACACAAACCGAAATAGAAAACCACAAACGTGAAACACTTAACGGCAGTGTTGGCAGTGGCGAAGACGAAGATGCCAGCAGTGCGCTGCTGGAAGTACGCTCGCAAATGCAGGAGCAAGCTGATGCCTACACCAATATACAAATGGATTATAAGGAACAATTGCGACGCATTAATCGCGAATTAAACCTCAAAGAAGAGCTGCATCAACGTGTTGCTGGTAATTTGGTGAAATTTTGTACGCTGGAAGATAATACCGAAGAAAAGTTTAAGGAATGCGAGAAAAAGATACAAGAGTTGGAAGATGAAAGAAATCAATTGCTGGACAAGCTGCGGCATGTAAAAGAAAATGCCTCGGCCAAATTAGCAGAGGAACGCCGCAAACGCCTACAGACGCTCGAACATGAGATTAGCGACATGAAGCGCAAGAACACGCAGCAAGCCAAGTTGTTGAAAGTGCGTGAGAAGGAGACGCAAAAAATACAGAATCTACACACTGAAATACAAGCCATGAAAGAATCCAAAGTGAAGTTGATACGGGCAATGCGCCAAGAATCGGAGAACTTCCGTCAATGGAAAATGTCGCGCGAAAAAGAGTTGATACAGTTGCGCAACAAAGACCGCAAGCTAAAGAACGAAATGGCCCGCAAGGAGGCGTTGCACACCAAGCAACGCAATGTCTTGAAACGCAAGTGCGAGGAAGCGCTCGCCATCAACAAACg GCTCAAAGATGCTTTGGACCGACAGCGTGTGGCACAATCACAGCGTCAGAAGCCACAAACAGCTAAAGATGCGAATACGGCCAGCAACAAGATCGAACAGGTCATCTCGTGGGTGGAACGCGAATTAGAGGTAATTGTAACGTTCATCGATGCAGAACATTCGCTTGAACAGTTAATGGAAGATCGCGTGATCATTAGCACTCGCATTGCGGAACTACAAAAGCAGTCACCGGAAACGGGCAGTGGCGTAGCACAAGAGTTGGACACACTGCGCGAGGATCTCGAAATGCGCAATGCACAGATAACCGATTTGCAGCAGAAGGTTTGCTCCATAGATCTGGAAACGCGCATGCGCACCCTCGCCGAGGGCATACAAAGCGTGCCAGAGGCGCGTGCTGTGCTACGCAAAGTGCTCAAATCGATTTCCGATATGCGACGCGAACATGCCATTCGCCTGCAGGAACAAAAGATCGCCTTGGACGAGCAGATTGCGCTGCGTGAGGCAGCCGAGCAAACGAGTACAGTAGCAGCGAAGCGCATGCGTCTCATGGAGTTGGAACACGAAGAGGCTATAGCAGAACGTGAGAACACGTACGAAGAGAAGATAGCCGTGCTATTGAGGGAATTACATAACGCGCCACAGCTGGCCGTGGGCACAGGTGATGCGCTAACACCAGAGCAAGAGGAGCGTCTGAAAATCCAAGAGGAGCAATTGAACAAAATGGACACATTGCGCGAAGAATTGGAATACTACAAGAATTTGGTTAACGAATTGCAGCAGGCGGTGCAAGCGAAGGGTACACGCAAAAAAGAGGTTTTCAAGAAG CAGGTAATTAAACAAGAAACCATTGAGCTTGATGATAACGGTGAAGACGATGATGCCATATCGCTTTCGAGTGGGCCCGATCAGGACGACTCTGATGATCCGGACTGGGCCAAAACCCCGGGCTACCGACGTAGAAATCGACTCACT CGTCTGACAACTAGCCGGAACACTAGCACCGATAATGACACCTTCACCACAGCTACCAGTCATCCCGAGCGCAAAAATAACACCACCAAGCGTAAGATGGGTGGCTGCAAGTGTCGCAAGGATTGCACGAACAAGCGTTGCGGTTGCTTTTCTCTTGGCGATAAATGCTCGTCGAAGTGCCATTGTGGCGACGCTTGCAGAAATGGCAAACATTCCACAGACAATGACGACAAAGAGAACGAGGAGTCTGGTGCTAGCGATGACAATAACCATAGTGCGCCGCCAGCCGCTGATCGCTCATTGGAACGCACACCGCCGAAAGCGAACCTAACCGTTAGCAATGACGTAAGCAAAGATGCTGAATCTACTTTTGTGAAGCCCAACCCCGCGTATCTCACACCGAAAATGGCCAG ATTATCCACCATATCCTTCGATTTGCCTTCAGCCAAGAAGAAATTCTTCGAGTGA